In Marmota flaviventris isolate mMarFla1 chromosome 19, mMarFla1.hap1, whole genome shotgun sequence, the DNA window ACAGGAGGGAACAGTGCAGTGAGGTTAAGGGACTTACCCTGAATTCACAGTTAGCAGCCTGGACTGGGcccaggcactgggttccagtTTCATGCTGGCAACACTGCCCTGCCTCCAGCACTTGCATCTGACCATCTCAGCAGAATGAGGATGGCATTAGTAACCTTAGAAACTCAGGTGCCCATCAGTGAGGTGTTGGAGGACCACCACAGCAGCATGTGGGCTGCACTGGATGTAGGATTAACCCTTCACAACAAGGTCCCCATCCAGCCTGGAGCTCATTGGCCCTGCTGCAGCCGACTCTAAGTCCCCacccctctttcatcacttcccTGGCTTATGGTGGAAGATAACAGCCCTTCCCACCCTCCAGTGGGATTGGGGTCTGTGTTCCAAAGTCAACTCTGTCCCTAGTCTGGGTCTCACCATCCTGGAAGTGGCCTGCAACATGGAACTGCCCCATGGTGGAGAGGGCTGGCAGCAGCTGCGCCAGGGCTACCTGCCTCCTGAGTTTACTGCTGGTGAGTGGAGGGCCCAGTGGCAGGCTGCCACCAGTTCCTATGGCAGGGAGTAGCTGGTGGTAGGGGTACTGCTGGGTTCAGGGCCCAGTCAGTGCCCTGGAATCTTTGACATGGCTTTGTCCAATGGGCAGGTCTGTCTGCTGAGCTGCGTTCTGTCCTCGTCATGATGCTGGAGCCTGACCCCCAGCTGCGGGCCACGGCTGAGGCCCTGCTGGCCCTGCCCATGCTGAGGCAACCAAGGCCCTGGAACATCCTGTGGTGCATGGCTGCTGAAGCCCTAAGTCGAGGCTGGGCTCTATGGCAAGTAAGCTGCCACAGTGCCAAGCCATGTTACCTGACGCCCACCCCAGGGCCTGCCTGGCTTCTTGAGGTTTCCTCTCCCCCACAGGCTCTGCTCACCCTGCTGTGCTGGCTTTGGCACAGCCTAGCTCACCCTGCCAGCTGGCTGCAGCCCCCAGGTCCACCAGCCACCCCACCTGGCTCGCCACCCTGCAGCCTCCTGGATAGCAGCCTCTCCAGCAGCTGGGATGATGACAGCATAGGGTGAGTGAGAGCTCCTACACCTGGAGTGGGCCCATAGTATAGCTAAATGGAGGTCTGGTGAATGGGAGTCACAGCTTGGTCTATGTGAATTCAACTCAGTGAGTGGGGTGACTGCCACCCACAACACAGCTTCACACTGGTAAGTGGTAGGAAGGCCAGTGTACCTGCCAGAATAGGCAGGGgcacaccccccccacacacacacacacctcagtaGAGGCTGCAAGTGCCCAGGGATAGGGCATTTTCTTTCCCTGGATGAAGAAAAATCTCTCAGAGCCTGGCAAGTCTCCACTCTGAGAGGATGCCCTTAGTCTCAGGTGGCCAAGTGAGAGGCTGTAATTAAGAAACTCCTGCACAAGAAAGCTACATGCCCCAAATACACAGCTCTTGAAGGAATCCCTTCCTTATAATAATGTCACCCTCACTCTGAGGGCACTTTGTAGCCCAAGGGAAGTGCCAGCACAGCTTCATTTACCAAAAGTTCACCTGAGATCCAGCTCAGCTAAAGcctatattctgaaaatgaacagaaatggcTTTTGGGCACAGTCAGATGGGAGGGCTTGAAGGTTGTCCAAATGTACCACATCTTTATGGTCCTGACTATGGCCCTTATCCCTCCGTCAGGGCTAGAACCTGAGTGGGGTTGCTCTCCTACACTTCTCACCTCCTTGCTTGTTTTACCTACCTTCCTATAGGCCTTCGCTCTCCCCAGAGGCCATCCTGACCCGGGCTGCCAGGAGTACTTCCACCCCCCGGGGCAGGTACACACCAAGGTAAGCAGGCCCCAGAGCTGGGGCTGCGCAGGGTTGGTTTTGGGATCCTGAGtgtcattcttcttttcttacaGGGATGCCCTGGACCTAAGTAACATGGACTCAGAGCTTCCTCGGGGTTCCTGTCCTTCCTTTGAGCCTAGGAACCTCCTCAGCCTATTTGAGGACTCACTGGACCCAGCCTGAGCTGTAGGTCCAGCTTCTGTACTTTTAACCTCTTACTCCTTCCCTGTCCCTTCCCCTGGAAAGCTGGGTCCCTTTGGGATCTACTGTGTCtaataaaaagtatttgaatCTTGGGAGCACCCAAGCTTGCTCTAGTGGCAATAGAGCATTTTCTGTCCCTTTATTGATGTAGCCCAGGGTCTTGGGCTGCTGGGAGGATCCTGCTATGAGGCTGAGCCCTGCTGTAGATCCCAGGGCCCCAGGCCTTGGCTCAGCAGACTGGCACCACACACTGTGTGGGATAGAGATTTCCTGAGTGGGCATGTTCCCAGCAGGCAGGGAGCCATCAGATCATGGCACTGAAGGTGGGGGCAGACCTTTAGCCCAGTGGGGCCTGGGTCCAGAGTCACTCACTTCATGTCTGTTTCTGTTAACTGGGAAAAGCAGCCACTGTCCTCATGTCCCTTGTCCAGCTGGTGCAAGAAGATCCAGTACCCACTGGGTCTTGGGAAAAGGGGCTGGTCCTGCTGCCCCAGACCCTTACTCCAATCTTTAAATGGAGAAAGGTGGCAGGGCTTCTGGCTGCTGGGAGGGCTGGCATGCAAGGCAGAGATGGAGGTTAGGAAGCAGGGGCCAGAGGGGCTAGTCCAGAGACCTGTGAGGGCAGGATCGGGGGATGATGGGTCTGGGTTGGCAGGTATGGCAAGTTTGCAGGACTCCAGCTGTCAGAACAGGATATAACCTTAGAGTCTCTCTGGCCCAACCTTCACAGGTAACAGAGGGTAAACAGGtccagagaaggaaaggtttCCTTGCAGCTGACACAGTACCCAGGAGGAAGAAGGCAGGGAGGGGAAGTTGGAGTTCCAAGGCCTGGGTGGAAGAAGAGGTTAGTTCAGAGGGAAGAATGAACAGACAAGGGCTCCCAGCTGGGAAGTCTCAAGCGCTGTAAGCATCAAGGGAGCCAGCCCCTTGCAGACCAGAAGGAGGGAAGGTGGCATTATTGGTTCCAGGAGGCTGTGGGCAAGCTGgcacaggaggcaggaggcagctcAGTCTGGGGGACAGGCGTGGTGGGCGGCCCAGAGCAGGTCAGGCACAACACCGGCGTGGAGCTGTAGGATGGAGCCCACGCTGAGCAGATGCATAATCTGGTGGGAGTTACCCCAGTAGTCGAAGCGGCCAGGCCCCCAGCGCTCTGGTAGGCGGGCCACATTCACCAGCCCTCCAAGCAGTGCCAGCGCATCCATGCGCAGATAGCAGCGCAGGGAACCTGGAGCCCCTGAGCCCAGCCCTACTGCACGGGCCCCAAACACCAGCAGACGGGCCCCAGCTTGCCAGCCAAAGGCTCGGAGTCGGGCACTGGTGGAAGGGGCAGTGAGGGCTCGCCAGCCGGCTATAGCAGACAGCAGGGTGTAGCCCACCAGGGCAGCCGGGCGCAGCCAGGGCCTACAGACCAGGGTGCAGTGGATGATGGGCAGGGCCCCTGCAGAGAGAGAACAGGAGGTACATCAATCTGAGTCTGCTTTCCCTTCCCTACCCAGGGCTCATGCCCCTGCCTCCCCATCTCTAGGGCCCTGGCTCACCGAGGGTGTTGACGAGGCAGACCCCACACATATCAAGAGCAAGAAGCCGGGCGTACACAGAACTGCCCCCTTGGTGGCACATGAAGAGGTGATACAGCACAGAGGCAGCAGGGGGAACCAGGCAGGCCACACAGTGTGTGCCTCCCAGCCAGCTATCCTTTCCCAGCTGACTCCAGGGCATAGTCATTGGCACCAGCACCAGGAAACCCAGCAAGGCCAGCCCTGGGAGAGAGAGACAGTTATCCATCATACAGTTTGGGCATAAAAGTTGAATCACATCCCTAAGGAGTTCAGTTTAGGGATGACACAAGAGGGGCAACAGCAGAACAGatctgggtgctgctgccatACACACAGAGGCAGGCCTTAGGCTATAGGCTTTTGGAAACCTACTATCATGGTTCACAACTTTGGGAAGTTGAGACTCTGAGCCCActttgcaggtgaggaaactgaagcttggAGGTCAAGTAACCTACCCCAGATGAGCCCAGCAAGTTGTATGGCTCTCAAGCTGCCCTCACCCTTTAAGCTGGAGCAGGAGGCCCCCATGAGGCCTGTCTAGTCTACAGAAGCCTCAGGAGGTATCACCGGAGTTCTGAGCAGGATATGTGGACACCACCAGCCCCAGGGCTACTAAGCTTGCCTCTTCCCAAGTGTCCACACAAACAGAGGCTTTGGGTCTTTTTGTCTTCCAGAAAGGGGTGAGGCCAGGTAGGGCAAGGCAAGTCCTGAATGCTCAGGTGGGACTGAAAGGAGTTTGTCCCATCTCCTTCCCAAGTGTTTCCCAGGATCTCCATTCTTGCCAGCCCAAGCCCTTCTCTGGGATTACAAACCCTCTCCAAAGAAGTTGGCATTGCCCTCAACTGGGTCAAACCAGAGCTCAGACTGCCCACTCTGGGTTGGGCCAGGCTACACAATAGCCCCCCACTAGGCAAAGGCTAACCCTGCAGGCTCCCGGCCCCTCAGCCCCAGGAGCTGCTCAAGGACGGCCAGGGCTGTGTCAGCAGAGCTCAGAGGGCTGCGGAGGAGGGCCCAAGTgcctgctgggggggggggggggaggaaggagCTGCCACCAGGCGGAGCCCCAAGACAgggcttctggggctggggcagaagggcTGCTAGGCCATGAAGGGCTGGGACCGAGACCGCGGCCAGCTTTTCCCAGGCCCGTTCCTCTCCACAGTTAACATCCATCTCCAGGACGGGTGATAGCGGGGGAGGGTGCTCAGAGCACTAGGATTACGAAGGGGTCTGACACTAGGCTTCTTACCCCAGGGACAGAGCGGGATTAAGCAGTCCCAGCCCCCTATTCTGATCCCCTCCTCGCCAGCCCTGGGGCCCCCGCTGGGAAAGAGGAAGCTGGCAGCCCGGCTCGGGACAATGGCAGCTTTGTCACCACGGTTTCAGGCCAAACCAGGGACGGGACAGACCAGGACCTAGGCGCTGGGGCACTCCTTGGCCTTCGGGTCCCGGGCAGTGAACGGCAGGGCGGCAGCGGGTGCCGGAATGCACGAAGTGGGGTGCGGCTCACCGTGTGTGTAGATGTTGCCCAGCTCGTTGTGCACGTAGAAAAGGCTGCGCAGGCAGCCCGAGCCGCTGCTGGCCGGCCGGTAGCCGGTCAGCACGAACTTATTGAACTGCAGGTGCGGAGGTGAGCTGGCCCAGTCCAGCAGGCGCGGCCCGGACAGGAACGCCATGCCCCTGCGCAGCGCCGGCCGCTTGTGCTCCTCCTGTCCCTGGGTATCCTCCTTACTGGGGCTGCAGCGCCGGAGAGCTCATCCCTGCCCGCCTCCCGGCTGCCGGGTCGCGCAGTGCTGGGTCAGCGAGCGCGCCAGCAGAGGGTCCGCGCCCCCTCGCGTCCCGCGTTGCGCACGCGCGAGCCTGACGCCCCCGCACCGGGGCGGAGGCTGGGAGACCCAGCACCCGAGCGCAGTGCGGCCGGGTCCGCCCGGGGAGGCGCTCCGCAGAAATAGCTCCAGTTGGAGGCGGCGGCCGATGGCCTCGCCGCAGCTCGAAGGACGGGCGCGGCCGGACGCGGGAGGGAACACCAGGCTCCGCCCCGGTTCCTCGCCCCCGTCAACCCTGCTGGTATTTCGCGCGCTGGATTCCTGACGTTGATGCTGCCAGGGCCAATGGGCGCGACCAACGGGGAGGCTCCGCCCCGAGAGCGCCCAGGCCTTCTCTCTTCTAAGCATAATCTATGGGGCACCAGCCTCACTTGCATGTTTGCTTAGGACCTGATGTTCTGGGTCCCGCGGGCTAAGCTGGAGTGACCAGGCATCTCGTGTCTCCCAGCACTGCGCACCCGGTTTTCCGCGTGACCCCCAAAATGTCGTACCTTTGGGTATCCACCCTCAAGTTCACAGCCCCACCAGTCAGCCCCACCCTGCGGTCGGGGCTCTGTCCAAGGTGCTGCTGGCTCAGGCCCATTCGGGAGGTTCCAGACGAGCGCTGGCGCGTCCCCACTTTGGAGATGATCTCTCCAGTGGCCCCAGATACCCAAGCCTCGGAGGAGATGCGTGACGCACCAGGAGCCCTCGGCAAGGCCCGGATCTTCCGGCCAGGATTCTCTGAGCTTGGGCGAGGCCCAACTCACTCGCTATTATCGCTCATAAGGCGCACCCTCGGCCCAGCCCAGGCCAGGTAGGAAACTGCAGAAAACAAGGCAGGAGGCGATGGGAGAAAGGTCGGCTCCCGCTCCACCACCCCCAGGGCGGGAACCAGGAGGAGCCCCTTTGTCAGGCATATCTTTGCCCAAGGTCAGTCTCTGTCGCCCACTCTTATGCAGGGCACCGCCCATCCATCCTCggttcctcctctcccttccagaAGGTTCTGTCAAACTCTTGGCATGAAACGCCATGCAATCCTGATTCTGAACTCTCATTAACATAGTCCCTTCCACCATTTAAAACTTGCCGAGGCCTGTACCAAAATAGGACCTTTATTTAAAGTCAGTGATGGACCTCTTTGAGACAGGAATTTGGGTACATATGGAGGAGATAATGATTATCAAAGGAAGGGCCCATGTAGAAAATGCCCATGAACCATTGCCACTCCTGACCAACCCAGGCCATGCCCTCGACCCATGCCTTTAACTACAAAAAAGTTACAGGAGGGTGAAGTGCAAGTTTCAGAAACACTAGAAATTGTGTAACTCCACCCTGCATCCATCTCTAGTCCAACCCCTAGCAATTGCTCCTATATAAATACTAACCCCAACATCAAGAAGTTGTCACTCCTCTGGACACGGCTCACATTCTCCCCTGAATGtgtctctgctttcctaaataaacctttttgtGTTTCTGGCACCTGCTGAAATTCTTCTACAACATGTTCATCAAGGACCCCATTTGTCCTGAGTCCATGTCCCTTCTCCAGAACGCCTCCAAATGCCAGTGACATTTTGACTACTTTTTTTGACTTCTAACCTCTCACTGAGGGCAGCAATCCAAGATGACCCCAGGAAGGTCTCAGAGACTCCTAAAAACAGAGACTACCTCCCACATCAAGATCTATGGGTTGGTGAGCTGGACCTAGAGGTTCAGGCCAAATACCCAGAATAGAAAAAGATGCTTCCTGTCCGATTTCTGGTCTCCCTGGAATGACCAGAGACCAAGCTGCCTTTGAAGTGGCAAAAGGCCGAGGTAGAATGCGGCATAACGTCTCGGATATCCGTCTCACTGGCAGAAGGTCCGATGGACCTTGGGGGTCCGAAGTCAGAGAGCAGAGATGAGCGAGAGTAAGGAGCTCCTGCTGGAGGCACTCAGGGGCTGATAGCCGGTGGCAGGACCCTCTGCCTGGGGGTCCCCAGGAGGACAGGGTAGGGCCACCCCTTGGGGCCGGCGGTACCACACAGCCCAGCTTCTCCCGGCGCCCCGGGAAGGTCCCAATGCCGGGGGCCCTTTTCCCCGTGCCAGAACACAGCTCCTAGAGAGGGAGCAGACATCAGCTGGACCCCGACCCAATCCCACCTCCAGCATCCTGCTCTGCCTGCGATCCCACGCTCAACTCTAGGTGTGGACCCAAGGTCTTGCCCGCTCTAGAACTTGGGAATCCCTTCCTAGTTCCCCTCTGGGGCCCTAGTTCCCCACCGGGGCTCCCGTGCCCTGGTGCACCAAGGTGTCAAGCGCCTGGTGCGGGGGTCCGCCCTCAGGCCCTGCCCCAGCGCCCGCACCGTCGGCGCAGCAGACGCAACAGAgacaggagcagcagcagcagcacagagACGGCCGTCACCGTTGAGAAGACCCGGGCTGCGGGCACACGGGTGCAGTGAGGACAGGGCCCAGAAAGGCCACTCCC includes these proteins:
- the Paqr4 gene encoding progestin and adipoQ receptor family member 4, with protein sequence MAFLSGPRLLDWASSPPHLQFNKFVLTGYRPASSGSGCLRSLFYVHNELGNIYTHGLALLGFLVLVPMTMPWSQLGKDSWLGGTHCVACLVPPAASVLYHLFMCHQGGSSVYARLLALDMCGVCLVNTLGALPIIHCTLVCRPWLRPAALVGYTLLSAIAGWRALTAPSTSARLRAFGWQAGARLLVFGARAVGLGSGAPGSLRCYLRMDALALLGGLVNVARLPERWGPGRFDYWGNSHQIMHLLSVGSILQLHAGVVPDLLWAAHHACPPD